TGTTTTTGGCAGAAGTCGTTTGGCCGCCGCCACGGCCAGCGCGGCATTTTGGGCCTGGACACTTGCTCGCCAGGGCAAACAGGCAATTTCCTGGCCTACCTTGACCAGCAATTCACCTGTCGCGGTTCGCCCCAGTATCGGAAGTGGCGACACCCATTCCAATGACGCTTTTACAGCGGTGGCCTGATTGCGAATCACAGCGGCAGCTTCAACTGGCTGAGTTCCAGCCACCAGCACCGGTGTGTCTGGCTTGATAATCCCAGCTTTTTCACCGGCAATCGCTTCCAGCGTGTCTCCCAGATATTGCTGATGGTCGTGCCCAATGTTGGTGATGATGGCCAGTTCCGGCGACACCACGTTGGTTGCATCCAGCCGACCACCTAACCCGGTCTCCAGCACCACCACATCCGGCTTTTGATGATGAAAGTAGAGAAAAGCCGCCGCCGTGACGTGTTCAAAAAATGTTGGCCGTGCCTGAAGCTTCCCGGCGGTCAGTAACCGTTCCGCCGTGTTCCGAACTTCTTTGATGTACCGGGTAAACTCATTGGTCTCGATGAGCTGGCGGTTGATTTGAATGCGCTCTTCAATGCGCTCCAAATGGGGCGAAGTGTAGAGACCAACCCGCAAACCAGCCGTTTGCAAGATAGAAGCCAGCATGGCACAGGTCGAGCCCTTGCCGTTCGTTCCCGCAACATGCACGGTTCGACAAGTCCGATGGGGATTTCCAAGTGCAGCAAGGAGGTGGGTGATGTTTTCCAAGCCAAGCTTCATGGCTAAGACTTCATGGCCGAGTGC
The DNA window shown above is from Acidobacteriota bacterium and carries:
- a CDS encoding bifunctional folylpolyglutamate synthase/dihydrofolate synthase, encoding MTYHETLDYLYALGHEVLAMKLGLENITHLLAALGNPHRTCRTVHVAGTNGKGSTCAMLASILQTAGLRVGLYTSPHLERIEERIQINRQLIETNEFTRYIKEVRNTAERLLTAGKLQARPTFFEHVTAAAFLYFHHQKPDVVVLETGLGGRLDATNVVSPELAIITNIGHDHQQYLGDTLEAIAGEKAGIIKPDTPVLVAGTQPVEAAAVIRNQATAVKASLEWVSPLPILGRTATGELLVKVGQEIACLPWRASVQAQNAALAVAAAKRLLPKTPEREQHLMNGIQHTFWPGRTEWYEGTPPMLLDGAHNLESMAALAECLETGVKNRPITLVFAAMRDKPAEDLLKLLAPHVAKIVCVPVSGNPRTYSPDELAQAARTYWREYAIYTDVCIASGLQRAHGLTPPTGLVLVTGSLYLVGEVMAQQAEGQG